The following are from one region of the Moritella sp. 24 genome:
- a CDS encoding glycoside hydrolase family 2 protein has translation MLLLTSCSTFKFSNNITPYSQSLNGDWQLELINPSDNTHVNNRVRVPNNWANEGIEHAGEAVYRRQFNIPTSHLIISKESISPTTSSTNLHRYWLDFSAVDYAATVRINNREVGSHKGYFAPFSFDITDTVKRGSNQLEVLVDSPNETLTQDWSLNKTLIKGVLNHHDTRPGGAWSDRGQERNSGGIWGDVILRKTGLVAIDNIKVTAQVADVNSQQTEGRVAIVLDSDYQGVITFEITLRPNLDNLEQGTKEALSRHSNIEKYQITAKVIKGKQVIDWQLPRVDRALWWPWDWGNPSLYSLTVNVNINDNISDSRQQNIGFKKVRFDEVEGVFYVNDLPYFIRGTNYIASQWLGGVSEDDYANDIALMRQANINSIRVHAHVAGKAFYQQADKLGMVVWQDFPLQWGYSDTPEFRNEAVSQAKDMTDMLYNHASIAFWCGQNEPPWDATWMKYKYPSYKSDKNRVLTEAVYQQLSTVNDGRIVRKASYTAEHPWLGWYSGKYKDYSNKPKTAIISEFGAQAMPDYAAVIDMLGEEPEWPLSTKVIEQLSYHNYQPRESLQIAKIYEGESLSQFVINSQEYQRLVTKYAIEQLRLNKGLGLAAIYQFMFNDSWNAITWSVLDVERIAKPGYVAMQRAYQPLLAILQRNNEGEDSRISVTISNDSLLAYQHVKMMIKDNKQGDVWVMNNLNIGANTLHQVLRKQPLVGLSDWVTIVLYDQNDNEISRNEYLPQDR, from the coding sequence ATGCTTTTATTGACATCATGTAGCACATTTAAATTCAGTAATAACATCACGCCATATAGCCAATCACTTAACGGTGATTGGCAACTCGAATTGATAAATCCAAGTGATAACACTCACGTAAATAATCGTGTTCGAGTACCAAATAACTGGGCTAATGAAGGTATAGAACATGCAGGTGAGGCTGTATATCGTCGGCAGTTTAATATCCCCACATCTCATTTAATTATCAGTAAAGAATCGATTTCACCAACAACCTCTTCAACTAATCTTCATCGCTACTGGTTAGATTTTTCTGCTGTCGATTACGCAGCCACTGTACGAATTAATAATCGTGAAGTTGGATCACATAAGGGCTATTTTGCCCCATTTTCATTTGATATTACAGATACGGTTAAGCGTGGTAGTAATCAATTGGAGGTATTAGTTGATAGCCCTAATGAAACGTTAACTCAAGATTGGTCATTAAATAAAACCCTGATTAAAGGTGTACTTAATCACCATGATACACGGCCGGGTGGGGCATGGTCTGATCGTGGACAAGAGCGCAATTCTGGTGGTATTTGGGGAGATGTGATATTACGTAAAACTGGTTTAGTTGCGATTGACAACATAAAAGTAACGGCGCAAGTTGCTGATGTAAACAGCCAGCAAACAGAAGGTCGTGTCGCTATCGTATTAGACAGTGATTATCAAGGGGTTATAACATTCGAGATAACGCTAAGACCTAACTTAGATAACCTTGAACAGGGGACTAAAGAAGCGCTTAGTCGCCACAGTAATATCGAAAAGTACCAAATAACAGCCAAAGTCATCAAAGGAAAACAAGTGATTGATTGGCAACTACCACGAGTAGATCGAGCACTCTGGTGGCCGTGGGACTGGGGTAATCCTAGTTTGTATTCGTTGACAGTCAACGTGAATATTAATGACAATATATCAGATAGTCGTCAGCAAAATATCGGTTTTAAAAAAGTACGGTTTGATGAAGTAGAGGGGGTATTTTACGTTAATGATCTTCCTTACTTTATTCGAGGAACTAATTATATTGCGAGTCAGTGGCTTGGTGGTGTGAGTGAAGATGATTATGCCAATGACATCGCGTTAATGCGCCAAGCAAATATAAACAGTATTCGTGTTCATGCGCATGTAGCAGGAAAAGCATTTTATCAACAAGCTGACAAACTTGGTATGGTTGTGTGGCAAGATTTTCCGCTGCAATGGGGTTATAGCGACACGCCAGAATTCAGAAACGAAGCGGTATCACAAGCAAAAGACATGACCGATATGCTCTATAATCATGCGTCGATTGCATTTTGGTGTGGGCAGAACGAGCCACCTTGGGATGCGACGTGGATGAAATACAAATATCCATCATACAAATCAGATAAGAACCGTGTATTAACAGAAGCTGTCTATCAGCAATTATCAACAGTAAACGATGGTCGTATTGTACGTAAAGCGTCCTATACTGCAGAACACCCTTGGTTAGGCTGGTACTCAGGCAAATACAAGGATTATAGTAATAAACCTAAAACGGCTATTATTAGTGAGTTTGGCGCTCAAGCTATGCCCGATTATGCTGCTGTAATCGATATGTTAGGCGAAGAACCTGAATGGCCGCTTTCAACAAAGGTTATTGAGCAACTCAGTTACCACAATTATCAACCACGCGAAAGCCTTCAAATAGCTAAAATTTATGAAGGTGAATCTCTGTCACAATTTGTGATAAATAGTCAGGAATATCAACGATTAGTAACCAAGTACGCAATCGAGCAACTAAGATTAAATAAAGGGCTGGGGCTTGCTGCAATTTATCAATTTATGTTTAACGATAGTTGGAATGCAATCACTTGGTCTGTACTTGATGTCGAACGTATTGCCAAACCCGGTTATGTTGCAATGCAACGTGCTTATCAGCCTCTATTAGCTATTTTACAGCGTAATAATGAAGGCGAAGATAGTCGGATTTCAGTGACTATTAGTAACGACAGTTTATTGGCTTATCAACATGTAAAAATGATGATTAAGGATAATAAACAAGGTGATGTTTGGGTCATGAATAACTTAAACATCGGTGCGAATACATTGCATCAAGTACTAAGAAAACAGCCATTAGTGGGTTTATCAGATTGGGTCACGATTGTTTTATATGATCAAAATGATAACGAAATTAGTAGAAATGAGTATTTACCTCAAGATCGTTAG
- a CDS encoding glycoside hydrolase family 9 protein: MARTVIVTLLGLAFSSSAMSETSNQLVVNQLGYLPDGDKKAYWLNPSNELVSLVSMDPKGQAEKQVFTVSTEPQSNVINFSDITQPGWYQLQSNSTTSAPFQIVDNVYQGLTDRLVKALYLQRSGSVIKDQATGMSRPKSHIQDAVIFRTDDFHKVGTQLDMTGGWYDAGDYGKYVATTTITVARLLEAYNQAPDLFTAKNNTGSELPAVLDEAIYGLDWLSKMQREDGAVYRKVSGAKWPGKIVPWQDTQVRYIYGISTPETAKFAATMAFASRVLKPLRPNLARDYLKSAIHAWRYLEQQPEQYIDWQKGDDSGSGPYIKNAEDSEASLDTDVDDRLWALAELYLSTGQSKYRSRFNELYDKELVGIFEWKNPALMGIFHLIASEGTELTKQLMTDLQSVAKRYSDQSANSPFSIANQQFIWGSNKMTAEAGVLMASADASSHTNNYRSVVQSQIDYLLGANAFNMSFVTNTGTYAVRNLHHLYRISTGVSLPGFMVGGPNEKAQAGVAPKGEGMMSYVDSEKSYAVNEFAIDYNASLIGLLAVHHTYFN, translated from the coding sequence ATGGCAAGGACCGTCATCGTTACATTATTAGGTTTAGCATTTTCTAGCTCTGCAATGAGTGAAACGAGCAACCAATTAGTTGTTAATCAATTAGGTTATTTACCGGATGGTGATAAAAAAGCATATTGGTTAAACCCTTCTAACGAATTGGTTAGCTTGGTTTCAATGGATCCTAAAGGACAAGCCGAAAAGCAAGTCTTTACCGTATCTACAGAACCACAATCAAACGTGATTAACTTCTCTGATATAACGCAACCTGGTTGGTATCAATTACAAAGTAATTCGACAACATCCGCTCCTTTTCAAATTGTTGATAATGTTTACCAAGGGCTAACAGACCGTTTAGTTAAAGCGCTGTATTTACAACGCTCTGGTAGTGTTATTAAGGATCAAGCGACGGGCATGAGCAGACCTAAAAGTCATATCCAAGATGCTGTTATCTTCCGTACTGACGATTTTCATAAAGTGGGTACCCAATTAGATATGACTGGGGGCTGGTACGATGCGGGTGACTATGGCAAGTACGTAGCAACCACAACTATTACAGTGGCTCGCTTACTTGAAGCTTATAATCAAGCACCAGACTTGTTCACGGCTAAAAATAACACCGGAAGTGAGTTACCTGCGGTACTTGACGAAGCTATTTATGGATTAGATTGGTTAAGTAAAATGCAACGTGAAGATGGCGCTGTATATCGAAAAGTCTCTGGCGCTAAGTGGCCTGGTAAAATAGTACCTTGGCAAGATACTCAAGTACGCTACATCTATGGTATCAGCACACCTGAAACAGCTAAATTTGCAGCGACAATGGCATTTGCTTCTCGTGTATTAAAGCCGCTACGTCCTAACTTAGCACGTGATTATTTGAAATCAGCAATTCATGCTTGGCGCTATTTAGAGCAACAACCAGAACAATATATTGATTGGCAGAAGGGTGATGACAGTGGTTCTGGCCCTTATATCAAAAACGCCGAGGATAGCGAAGCATCTTTAGATACGGATGTCGATGATCGTTTATGGGCGCTTGCTGAATTATATTTAAGCACAGGACAAAGCAAATACCGCTCTCGTTTTAATGAGTTATACGACAAGGAGCTAGTGGGGATTTTTGAATGGAAAAATCCAGCTTTGATGGGTATATTTCACCTTATCGCGTCTGAAGGCACGGAACTAACTAAGCAATTAATGACGGATTTACAATCGGTTGCTAAACGCTATTCTGACCAGTCAGCAAACTCACCTTTTTCGATAGCAAACCAGCAGTTCATCTGGGGGTCAAATAAAATGACGGCTGAAGCAGGTGTATTAATGGCTTCTGCCGATGCGTCATCACACACGAATAATTATCGCAGTGTTGTACAGTCTCAAATTGATTATTTGCTTGGTGCGAACGCATTTAACATGAGTTTTGTGACTAACACAGGCACTTATGCCGTGCGTAATTTACATCATCTATACAGGATCTCTACGGGTGTTAGTTTACCTGGCTTTATGGTCGGTGGACCGAATGAAAAAGCACAAGCGGGTGTCGCGCCAAAAGGGGAAGGGATGATGAGTTATGTTGATAGCGAAAAATCCTATGCAGTGAATGAATTTGCGATTGATTATAACGCCAGTCTGATCGGCTTATTGGCTGTACATCATACGTACTTTAATTAA